In a single window of the Elaeis guineensis isolate ETL-2024a chromosome 6, EG11, whole genome shotgun sequence genome:
- the LOC105046705 gene encoding accelerated cell death 11, whose translation MAGEEGKPLRRIAEAFEGLADTVSAKTAAVEVAPFSRACSRVSVLFGCLGIAFKFAEMDYVSKVEDLSEASKSISTLHSLLDLDVEKNCVRQAGSHSRNLLRVKRGLDMVKVLFEQILASEGNSLKDPASVAYAKVFAPHHGWAIRKAVAAGMYALPTKAQLLKKLNEDEASAKVQMQNYISASASVILYIEELFLSRKLGIDW comes from the exons ATGGCGGGAGAGGAAGGGAAGCCGCTTCGGAGGATCGCGGAGGCCTTTGAGGGCCTTGCCGACACGGTAAGCGCCAAGACCGCCGCCGTCGAGGTCGCCCCCTTCTCCCGCGCCTGCTCCCGGGTCTCCGTCCTCTTCGGCTGCCTCGGGATCGCCTTCAAGTTCGCTGAGATGGATTACGTCTCCAAG GTGGAGGACTTATCAGAGGCATCAAAATCTATCTCTACGTTACACTCTTTGCTTGATTTAGATGTTGAAAAGAACTGCGTGAGACAAGCTGGCAGTCACTCACGCAACCTTCTTAGAGTGAAGCGTGGACTTGACATGGTCAAGGTGCTGTTTGAGCAAATTCTAGCATCAGA AGGAAATTCCCTGAAGGACCCTGCATCAGTGGCTTATGCAAAAGTTTTTGCTCCCCACCATGGATGGGCCATAAGGAAAGCAGTCGCTGCAGGAATGTATGCCCTTCCTACAAAAGCACAGCTTTTGAAGAAGCTAAATGAAGATG AGGCCTCAGCGAAGGTTCAGATGCAGAATTATATCAGTGCATCTGCTTCAGTTATTCTTTATATTGAGGAACTATTTCTCTCAAGAAAATTGGGTATAGATTGGTGA